One Sulfurimonas sp. HSL-3221 genomic window, ATAGAGCGCCTCTTCGAGCGCCGTGTCTCCGCCACCGATGACGGCGACCTCTTGGCCTTTGTAGAAGAAACCGTCGCAGGTGGCGCAGGTGCTGACGCCGCGGCCGAAGAGAAGATCCTCGCCTTTGAAGCCGGCACGCTTCGGCGTCGAACCGGTACAGACGATGACGCTGAGCGCTTCATCGACCTTGCCGTCTTCGCGGGTAATGCGGAAAGTCCCCTCTTCCGTACGTGAAACGTTTGTTACTGCAACCATCTCATGCTTGAGCCCGAAACGCATGCACTGCTCCGGCCAGGGCATCATCAGGTCCATACCGGAGATCTCGCCGGTGACCCCTGGATAGTTCTCAATCTCGCTGCTGCCCGTGATCTGGCCCCCGGGCATGCCCTGTTCATACATCACGACGTTTTTCAAGCCGCCGCGCGTCGCATAAAGCCCCGCCGTCAGTCCGGCCGGACCGCCTCCGATAATGGCACAATCGAGCATGGAAAACCCTTTATTCCCTTACGGTAATTAATGGAGAAA contains:
- a CDS encoding NAD(P)/FAD-dependent oxidoreductase, producing MLDCAIIGGGPAGLTAGLYATRGGLKNVVMYEQGMPGGQITGSSEIENYPGVTGEISGMDLMMPWPEQCMRFGLKHEMVAVTNVSRTEEGTFRITREDGKVDEALSVIVCTGSTPKRAGFKGEDLLFGRGVSTCATCDGFFYKGQEVAVIGGGDTALEEALYLSKICSKVYLVHRRDRFRAAPSTIERINNTANIEQVLDAVPDEVYGDAMGVTGLRVAFRDGSTRDLEIPGVFVFVGHNVNNAVLKQEDGSWLCDVNDWGQVIVDLSMRTSTPGVFAAGDLRIEAPKQVVCAAGDGATAALQVITYVDEKQNA